One Microscilla marina ATCC 23134 DNA window includes the following coding sequences:
- a CDS encoding SLATT domain-containing protein, translating to MVEDNPTNPDSGDKKPTHDPFDMLKGDTPTGSTPPPEKEENKEEDNTGNKQETSSTTGSDPFDMVEKHPTSGTTPSTPTVNTGGDPFDMVEKQPTSGTTPPITNTADPLNTAGQSTGSTSQPDLPKPSEDPLTGQSGTAGSASQPNLPQTPLTGQSGTTTGSTSQPDLSSTPQNLSTPPPPNTSIPTPTATSVPNPQPIPNIATPPPNAHKAAEREAYQSKIDMNAVLAAANKVNQMPKLQATSMEKLDEALFTKRHRTKVGPEEKEEVEQKLQYLVNKIKKDLAFYNNKEKKSGKWTLIFSVLSSLLAASVTVLLGLNITDFMRKHNFDWYINTIALIISAFISVIGVLQNFTDSKPLWVKYTDTSNKYQQLLDNIEYMQLAGNYITLDDVNQIKLAYNRIKDGTNNYIIQVRSQDDGTGNSSLLRS from the coding sequence ATGGTTGAAGATAACCCTACAAACCCCGATTCAGGAGACAAAAAACCTACCCACGATCCGTTTGATATGCTCAAAGGAGACACTCCTACCGGCAGCACTCCACCTCCAGAAAAAGAAGAAAATAAAGAGGAAGACAACACAGGAAACAAACAAGAAACTTCTTCCACAACGGGTAGCGACCCGTTTGATATGGTAGAAAAACACCCTACCTCCGGAACAACACCCTCTACCCCTACTGTCAATACTGGTGGCGACCCGTTTGATATGGTAGAAAAGCAACCTACTTCTGGTACCACTCCCCCCATTACCAATACTGCTGACCCGCTCAACACAGCAGGGCAATCTACGGGTTCTACATCTCAGCCTGACTTGCCTAAACCATCAGAAGACCCTTTAACTGGGCAATCGGGTACTGCGGGTTCTGCGTCTCAACCTAATTTGCCACAAACTCCCCTGACGGGGCAGTCAGGTACAACTACTGGTTCTACCTCTCAACCTGATTTGTCTTCTACACCACAAAACCTGTCTACTCCTCCCCCTCCTAATACATCAATACCTACACCTACTGCTACCTCTGTACCCAACCCGCAGCCCATACCCAATATTGCTACGCCACCACCCAATGCCCACAAAGCAGCAGAGCGGGAAGCGTATCAGTCTAAAATAGATATGAATGCAGTATTGGCTGCTGCCAATAAGGTAAACCAAATGCCTAAACTACAGGCCACTTCTATGGAAAAATTAGATGAAGCACTATTTACCAAACGGCATAGAACCAAAGTAGGCCCTGAAGAAAAAGAGGAGGTAGAACAAAAGCTTCAGTATTTGGTAAATAAGATTAAAAAAGACTTGGCTTTTTATAACAATAAAGAGAAAAAGTCGGGTAAATGGACATTGATATTCAGTGTATTGTCTTCTTTATTGGCGGCTTCTGTAACCGTATTACTAGGTTTGAATATTACAGACTTTATGCGTAAACATAATTTTGACTGGTATATCAATACTATAGCCTTGATTATTAGTGCATTTATTTCGGTAATTGGAGTTTTGCAAAACTTTACAGACTCCAAACCTTTATGGGTTAAATATACCGATACCTCCAACAAGTATCAACAGTTGCTAGACAATATTGAGTATATGCAACTGGCAGGTAATTATATCACACTAGATGATGTAAATCAGATAAAACTTGCCTATAACCGAATAAAAGATGGTACAAACAACTATATCATTCAGGTAAGAAGCCAAGATGATGGTACTGGAAACTCGTCACTTCTCAGGTCGTAA
- a CDS encoding mechanosensitive ion channel domain-containing protein: protein MKRLFSNYQVIIIKRVFIHQLFCIALLFVYNSTWAQTTGNLHNLSNEALLRQADKMFSTSQFSYRKELRKFYSDEKIIQESDRQLSNFRLPDSTFRKPAKELTPLEISVLKAKHIARLLNAYKQKALLLERKQTALETLLTQVDEVLFSSNRFKNDLILLTPYLLEVKLRINDGTLIASKLPASLSQENIKAKQQKLSGIEKRFEGINKVVKKEIISLGSDIAENKKAIAQVALQLFTAKEKQANEQKNVALQNKYAAMTPKKLLRTFAELSEEKNWIKSSYLVAYNKVMALGKEAEVRYKKIELKKPPKTKRIEESKDTKKTIQALNSLLKYDSVQIKNTNELQSQLKALIASKEVFTAEAAVIGEHLSKMIFIAKLIKNLEEKGEVKPESMLSANWYKAIIAEEESLTKQNAEVIILSENAKKQIELNAKEIKKLMANYDEIASKKNSLERTAKSLMKVEKWKAKLENIGKKKLLNTFTTLTDSLAMRQRRLESYYKRYKGAEDTAKTIKRELNILKGPLFRIIKRESQEDKYGIRSQLYALIHKRAQRKQVQIFTKKEQKVDSLLVKPEAEKAKSKSLFKNIAGEKYQNLLAQNVETIQKRKSLKDSLKTSLDSLQMYLRQLLVKREKITDILLQQNLYAGQIKKLYSQAKIKRKEVPAKVNEALKYERISNFESLTHELFGVELSIQRELKRLSQTEEKNELQAQFIKMQKNTGERGSIHKQLEELQQEFDNKKVALKGTALEVSEQLAVNRLNSDNGIEEFFLGFINSSETQNYSKILTSNYVELIQLEQQQRILQTQIYKLEKLTKLEYAEKDSIPVLLTFLNKHLEQLELAYEEEWIKIKIRLVPEKANELINAFQVKTGRNIPLLAPVAQSSQDSIISISTDLLFDYHVQIAATKKWITLFKERQTPGGIEKEIDIYADIISALEAKNVVLKKSIAELIGHPKSELDKMDKEERPQTSLARLIFLKGKIGALRSTRNRLRYKVLLYMIIKLSFIVLIAWFLIKIVKSMVARVISTTTKAKEGKYTEALLTQKKSRTIVLLSRFFKKRKREGEEKVDELEWLKKADFLPMVYFLKALTIVVIWLFAITLSIETLGFNAGAILAGLGIGGFALAFALKDILADLLGGLTLLITKPFKVGERVVVAGIDGWVHKIGLRSSVINNFYGEKNVISNRVFINSTIKNKDS, encoded by the coding sequence ATGAAAAGACTTTTTTCAAATTATCAAGTAATTATAATAAAAAGAGTATTTATTCATCAACTATTTTGTATAGCATTGTTGTTTGTTTACAATAGTACCTGGGCACAAACCACTGGTAACTTACACAATTTGAGTAATGAGGCATTGCTTAGGCAAGCAGATAAAATGTTTAGTACTTCTCAGTTTAGTTATCGAAAAGAGCTACGGAAATTTTATAGCGATGAGAAAATTATTCAGGAAAGTGACAGACAACTGAGCAATTTTCGCCTGCCTGATTCTACCTTTCGAAAACCTGCCAAAGAATTGACTCCCCTTGAAATTTCGGTGCTTAAAGCCAAACATATTGCTCGCCTTTTAAATGCTTACAAGCAAAAAGCACTGTTGTTGGAACGCAAACAAACAGCTTTAGAAACCCTGCTTACTCAAGTAGATGAGGTGCTGTTTTCGAGCAATAGGTTTAAGAATGATCTTATATTGCTAACCCCTTATTTATTAGAGGTAAAATTACGAATAAATGATGGTACACTAATAGCATCCAAATTGCCCGCATCATTGTCGCAAGAAAATATTAAGGCAAAGCAACAAAAGCTATCTGGAATCGAAAAACGATTTGAAGGAATCAATAAAGTAGTAAAAAAAGAGATTATAAGCCTTGGGAGCGATATTGCAGAAAATAAAAAAGCTATAGCACAGGTAGCGTTACAACTGTTTACTGCCAAAGAAAAACAGGCAAACGAGCAAAAAAATGTAGCATTACAGAACAAGTATGCCGCAATGACTCCTAAAAAACTATTGAGAACTTTTGCCGAACTATCTGAAGAAAAAAATTGGATAAAGAGTTCTTACCTGGTAGCCTACAATAAAGTAATGGCCTTGGGAAAAGAGGCAGAAGTAAGGTACAAAAAAATAGAGCTGAAAAAACCTCCCAAAACAAAGCGTATAGAAGAGTCGAAAGATACAAAAAAGACAATACAGGCATTGAATAGTTTGCTGAAGTATGACTCTGTTCAAATAAAAAACACCAATGAATTGCAAAGTCAGTTGAAGGCGCTTATTGCTAGTAAGGAAGTTTTTACTGCTGAAGCTGCAGTAATTGGCGAGCATCTGTCAAAGATGATTTTTATTGCAAAACTCATTAAGAACCTTGAAGAGAAAGGAGAAGTAAAACCTGAATCAATGCTGTCAGCAAACTGGTATAAAGCCATTATTGCAGAAGAAGAAAGCCTGACTAAGCAAAATGCAGAAGTAATAATTTTGAGCGAGAATGCAAAAAAACAAATTGAACTGAATGCTAAAGAAATAAAAAAGCTAATGGCGAACTATGATGAGATTGCCAGCAAAAAAAATAGCCTTGAGAGAACAGCCAAGTCATTAATGAAAGTAGAAAAATGGAAAGCAAAGCTTGAAAACATTGGCAAAAAAAAGCTACTCAATACTTTTACTACACTGACAGATAGCTTGGCAATGAGACAACGGAGACTAGAAAGTTATTACAAAAGATATAAAGGAGCAGAAGATACTGCCAAAACTATAAAAAGAGAATTGAACATATTGAAAGGACCTTTGTTCAGAATTATTAAAAGAGAGTCACAGGAGGATAAATATGGCATTCGTTCTCAACTATATGCTCTTATACACAAACGAGCTCAAAGAAAACAAGTCCAGATATTTACTAAAAAAGAACAAAAAGTGGATAGCTTGTTGGTGAAGCCCGAAGCAGAAAAGGCAAAAAGCAAAAGTTTGTTTAAAAACATTGCAGGAGAAAAGTATCAAAACTTACTGGCACAAAATGTAGAAACTATTCAAAAACGCAAAAGTCTGAAAGATTCTCTGAAAACATCATTGGACTCTTTACAGATGTATCTCAGGCAGTTACTTGTAAAGCGGGAAAAAATAACCGATATTTTATTGCAACAAAATCTTTATGCAGGACAAATAAAAAAGCTGTATAGTCAGGCTAAAATAAAACGCAAAGAAGTACCTGCTAAAGTAAATGAAGCATTGAAATATGAACGAATAAGCAATTTCGAATCGCTTACCCATGAGTTGTTTGGGGTGGAACTAAGCATTCAGCGGGAGCTAAAGAGGCTGAGTCAGACAGAAGAGAAAAACGAATTACAGGCTCAGTTTATCAAGATGCAAAAAAATACTGGTGAACGAGGAAGCATTCATAAACAATTAGAGGAATTACAACAGGAATTTGACAATAAAAAAGTAGCCCTGAAAGGTACTGCCTTAGAAGTAAGTGAACAATTGGCAGTTAACCGTCTGAATTCGGATAATGGCATTGAAGAATTTTTTCTTGGGTTTATTAACTCTTCTGAAACTCAAAACTACTCTAAAATACTCACATCAAATTATGTAGAACTTATTCAGTTAGAACAACAACAAAGGATACTGCAAACCCAAATATACAAATTAGAAAAATTAACAAAGCTTGAATACGCAGAAAAAGATTCTATTCCTGTCTTACTTACATTTCTTAATAAACATTTAGAACAACTTGAGCTTGCTTATGAAGAAGAATGGATAAAAATTAAAATAAGGCTGGTACCTGAAAAAGCCAATGAATTAATCAATGCTTTTCAGGTAAAAACAGGACGAAATATTCCTTTGTTAGCTCCAGTTGCTCAAAGTAGCCAGGACTCTATCATTAGCATTAGCACTGATTTATTGTTTGATTACCATGTGCAAATTGCAGCGACGAAAAAATGGATCACTCTTTTTAAGGAAAGGCAAACACCTGGAGGTATAGAGAAAGAAATAGATATTTATGCCGACATTATTAGCGCATTGGAAGCCAAAAATGTGGTACTTAAAAAGAGCATCGCTGAGCTTATTGGTCACCCCAAATCTGAGCTGGATAAGATGGATAAAGAAGAAAGACCTCAAACGAGTTTGGCTAGGCTGATTTTTTTGAAGGGAAAAATTGGGGCATTGAGATCCACAAGAAACCGATTAAGGTACAAAGTTTTATTGTACATGATTATCAAACTGTCTTTTATCGTTTTGATCGCCTGGTTCCTAATAAAAATAGTCAAATCTATGGTAGCTCGTGTTATCTCAACCACTACAAAAGCCAAAGAGGGCAAGTATACAGAGGCATTGCTCACACAAAAAAAATCAAGGACAATTGTTCTTCTTTCCCGATTCTTTAAAAAACGAAAACGAGAGGGAGAAGAAAAAGTAGATGAGCTGGAATGGTTGAAAAAAGCAGATTTTTTGCCTATGGTTTACTTCCTAAAGGCTTTAACTATTGTAGTGATTTGGCTATTTGCAATCACACTTTCTATCGAAACATTAGGCTTTAATGCAGGAGCCATTCTTGCTGGTTTAGGCATTGGTGGTTTTGCTTTGGCATTTGCGCTAAAAGATATTCTTGCCGATTTGTTAGGAGGGCTTACATTACTTATTACCAAACCTTTTAAAGTAGGAGAAAGAGTAGTAGTGGCAGGCATAGATGGCTGGGTACATAAAATAGGTTTACGAAGTTCTGTGATTAACAATTTTTATGGCGAAAAAAATGTCATTTCTAACAGGGTGTTTATCAATAGCACTATAAAAAATAAAGACTCCTGA
- a CDS encoding inositol monophosphatase family protein, translating into MSSTIDLQPLVEQVIQITKDVGYFIRTELRNFDRSMIEYKGKNDLVSYVDKRSEEMLIKALTKVLPEAGFVSEEDSANHQLSGKEYHWVVDPLDGTTNFLHGLPIFAISIALMQNTEVITGVVYEINRNECFYAWKDGGAYMDNAKIRVSSTQDLSDSLLATGFPYYNFDQMRNYLEILNGFMQNTHGLRRMGSAAVDLAYVACGRFEGFFEYNLKPWDVAAGACLVQEAGGTVTNFSGGDDSVFKGEIVASGEVHSQMLEIIQQHWQK; encoded by the coding sequence ATGAGTAGTACAATAGACTTACAACCATTGGTTGAGCAAGTGATTCAAATCACCAAAGATGTAGGATATTTTATAAGAACTGAACTGAGAAACTTTGACCGCTCAATGATTGAGTACAAAGGTAAAAACGACTTGGTGTCTTATGTAGACAAACGATCAGAAGAAATGCTTATCAAAGCATTGACCAAGGTACTACCCGAAGCTGGGTTTGTATCTGAAGAGGACTCAGCCAACCACCAATTGTCGGGTAAAGAATACCATTGGGTAGTAGATCCGTTGGATGGTACCACTAACTTTTTGCACGGATTGCCAATTTTTGCTATCAGTATAGCACTTATGCAAAACACCGAAGTGATAACAGGGGTAGTCTATGAAATAAACCGAAATGAGTGTTTTTATGCCTGGAAAGATGGAGGAGCCTATATGGACAATGCCAAAATTAGGGTATCAAGCACCCAAGACCTAAGCGATAGCTTGCTTGCTACAGGTTTTCCTTATTATAACTTTGACCAAATGCGCAATTACCTGGAGATACTCAATGGGTTTATGCAAAATACCCATGGCTTGCGTCGTATGGGGTCAGCAGCAGTAGACCTGGCGTATGTAGCTTGTGGGCGTTTTGAAGGTTTTTTTGAGTACAATCTAAAGCCTTGGGATGTAGCCGCTGGTGCTTGTCTTGTACAAGAAGCAGGCGGAACCGTGACCAACTTTAGTGGAGGGGACGATAGTGTGTTCAAGGGAGAAATTGTAGCCAGTGGAGAAGTACATTCACAAATGCTGGAGATTATACAGCAACATTGGCAAAAGTAA
- a CDS encoding methyltransferase domain-containing protein, whose protein sequence is MTESIIKITPLQGTSQGSETFKVDFANGAEKVFKTWDYASIYSYPKLYSRLYCDLLDYKAYEELSCLLLKYAAKTHKELNVLDLACGSGLMGKALKENSNVDIKSLVGVDILPEAIDALNRDYPEIYDDTFIVKNVIKNKNLTKYDFNCITISGGANHIELEDLKSYVNLLNENAYIVFNLLTDKDDYRRSRILGWLEQEMSLCESKIYNHRRLMSGDIVKHEAFLYYKRD, encoded by the coding sequence ATGACTGAATCAATTATTAAAATTACTCCCTTACAAGGCACAAGCCAAGGAAGCGAAACCTTTAAAGTAGATTTTGCCAATGGCGCAGAAAAAGTGTTTAAAACCTGGGATTATGCCAGTATTTATTCATACCCAAAATTGTATAGTAGATTATATTGCGATTTACTTGATTATAAAGCGTATGAAGAATTGTCTTGTTTGCTGCTAAAGTATGCTGCGAAAACTCATAAAGAACTTAATGTACTTGATCTTGCCTGTGGTTCAGGTTTAATGGGCAAAGCATTAAAAGAAAACAGCAATGTGGATATTAAATCTTTGGTAGGAGTCGATATCCTGCCAGAAGCCATCGATGCACTTAATCGTGATTACCCTGAAATTTATGATGATACTTTTATTGTAAAAAATGTAATAAAAAATAAAAACCTTACAAAGTATGATTTTAATTGTATTACAATTAGTGGAGGAGCAAATCATATAGAGCTTGAAGACCTTAAAAGCTATGTAAACCTTTTAAATGAAAACGCTTACATAGTATTTAACCTGTTGACAGATAAAGATGACTACAGGAGAAGCCGCATATTGGGCTGGCTCGAACAGGAAATGTCTCTTTGTGAAAGTAAAATATATAATCACAGAAGGTTGATGAGTGGTGATATAGTCAAGCATGAAGCTTTTTTATATTACAAGAGGGACTGA
- a CDS encoding peroxiredoxin family protein codes for MVNVAKSIFITAFPVYGMVIGIYAVRQLLLDFSLPWLGVALGGWAIALMFAGLFIFRPFARTKAAMPKYTALMLVSTGWAIVTAYTTQTPPVYAAIVFAVSNTLGWLIYIYWYSRFTLRNKELLAVGKPLPSFVLENEAGEQVQSKEFDGHPTLWLFYRGNWCPLCMAQIKEVAQQYKELNQRGVKVALVSPQPHGYSRQLAEKMKVPFHFLVDVKSRAARQLEIISENGIPKGFEILGYDSNTVLPTVIITNSEGKIIFADLTDNYRVRPEPATFLKVLDEEEGVEHRS; via the coding sequence ATGGTAAATGTAGCCAAATCGATATTTATTACTGCTTTTCCTGTTTATGGAATGGTCATAGGTATTTATGCTGTTCGTCAGCTTTTGTTAGATTTTAGTTTGCCTTGGTTGGGGGTAGCCTTGGGCGGGTGGGCTATAGCCCTTATGTTTGCGGGGTTATTCATTTTTCGTCCTTTTGCCCGTACCAAAGCTGCTATGCCCAAATACACAGCCTTGATGTTGGTAAGCACTGGGTGGGCGATAGTAACGGCTTACACCACCCAAACTCCCCCAGTTTATGCAGCCATAGTATTTGCAGTAAGCAACACTTTGGGTTGGCTCATTTATATTTATTGGTATTCACGTTTTACCTTACGCAATAAAGAGTTGCTTGCGGTGGGCAAACCATTGCCTAGTTTTGTGTTAGAAAACGAGGCAGGCGAACAAGTACAAAGCAAAGAGTTTGACGGACACCCCACTCTATGGCTATTTTATCGGGGCAATTGGTGCCCATTGTGTATGGCACAAATCAAAGAAGTAGCCCAACAATACAAAGAACTCAACCAAAGAGGGGTAAAGGTAGCCTTGGTAAGCCCCCAACCTCACGGGTATTCACGCCAATTGGCAGAAAAAATGAAAGTTCCTTTTCACTTTCTGGTAGATGTAAAAAGCCGGGCAGCTCGCCAATTAGAAATTATCTCAGAAAACGGCATTCCTAAAGGCTTTGAAATATTGGGTTACGATTCCAACACAGTTTTACCCACCGTGATTATAACCAATTCTGAAGGAAAGATCATTTTTGCCGACCTGACCGATAACTATCGGGTGCGCCCCGAACCTGCTACTTTTCTGAAAGTGTTGGATGAGGAAGAGGGTGTTGAACATCGTTCCTGA
- a CDS encoding helix-turn-helix domain-containing protein, translating into MNTVEQIIEKIKQIRKERKIKQEALAKAIGVTTGQYSHYETLKTEISLSNFLKILAYFEMSVKDFFMLDSATISKENLDEVIQRLESLRDGNE; encoded by the coding sequence ATGAATACAGTAGAACAGATTATAGAAAAGATCAAGCAGATACGAAAAGAAAGAAAAATTAAACAAGAGGCTTTGGCGAAAGCTATAGGAGTAACTACTGGGCAATACTCGCACTATGAAACCCTCAAAACAGAAATCTCTTTGAGTAATTTTTTAAAAATACTTGCTTACTTTGAAATGTCAGTGAAAGACTTTTTTATGCTTGACTCCGCTACCATTTCCAAAGAAAACCTGGACGAGGTAATCCAAAGGCTAGAGTCCTTGCGAGATGGTAACGAATAG
- the lnt gene encoding apolipoprotein N-acyltransferase: MRETPKISFKYCISLVLASIISLWLGWQLHPLFLCVGFAPVLMVEAHIENQKRGNLIFWLCCLGVTLGWNIAVTWWLAKASVVGAIVAIVLNALLMTLPLLAYRITRKILGNNYGYLTLTLYWLSFEYLHLHWQLSWSWLTLGNAFATAPYLIQWYEYTGVLGGSLWVLVANILTYLLISSQLKHNRITYTIYLALLVGVPAIASIALKAGYSPQNSLTTEVVIVQPNVDPYTQKFAEGSNFTPYPQQMQRFLAQAQPYLSANTRLLLLPETAFDEQYNEASLSQYAVFRQAQTFLKKYPHLAMITGATTSRFYGRVKPTTSARVHPKTGRYYEVFNTAVFLQEHPPSAGFYHKSKLVPGVETLPYPQVLGILGDWLIDFGGTSGSYGTQPAREVFTLLAKDKGEKKMKIAPLICFESIHGDFTRRYIHNGANALAVITNDGWWGDTDGHHRHFAYTRLRAIETRRDVVFCANTGTSGVINQFGEAIAQTDYGKKAVLKQGIKSHTKITMYARHGDYLGRLSAFMAIGLILTMLVKKITKGTTGSFT; this comes from the coding sequence ATGCGCGAAACTCCAAAAATTTCATTCAAATATTGTATCAGTTTAGTACTGGCAAGTATCATAAGCCTGTGGTTAGGGTGGCAACTACACCCATTGTTTTTATGCGTGGGGTTTGCCCCGGTTTTAATGGTTGAGGCACATATTGAGAACCAAAAACGAGGAAACCTCATCTTTTGGTTGTGTTGTCTGGGAGTTACATTAGGGTGGAACATTGCCGTTACCTGGTGGTTGGCAAAGGCAAGTGTGGTGGGGGCAATAGTTGCCATTGTTTTGAATGCCCTGCTCATGACCCTACCTCTGTTGGCTTATCGTATTACCCGAAAAATATTGGGCAATAACTATGGTTATTTGACCTTGACGCTGTATTGGTTGAGTTTTGAGTACTTGCACCTGCACTGGCAACTTTCGTGGTCTTGGCTTACCCTGGGCAATGCATTTGCCACTGCCCCTTACCTCATTCAATGGTATGAATATACGGGTGTTTTGGGTGGTTCTTTGTGGGTGCTTGTGGCAAACATTTTAACATACTTACTCATCAGTAGCCAACTGAAACATAACCGTATTACTTATACTATATACCTTGCCTTGTTGGTGGGAGTGCCAGCCATTGCATCCATCGCGCTCAAAGCTGGTTATTCTCCACAAAACAGCCTCACAACTGAGGTAGTCATTGTACAACCCAATGTAGATCCTTATACCCAAAAATTTGCCGAAGGCTCCAATTTTACTCCTTACCCCCAACAAATGCAGCGTTTTTTAGCGCAGGCCCAACCTTACTTAAGTGCCAATACCCGTTTGTTATTATTGCCCGAAACCGCTTTCGATGAACAATACAATGAAGCTTCCCTTAGCCAGTATGCAGTATTTAGGCAAGCCCAAACTTTCCTGAAAAAATACCCCCATCTAGCAATGATCACTGGAGCCACTACTTCGCGATTTTATGGCAGAGTAAAACCTACTACTAGTGCCCGTGTACACCCCAAAACAGGAAGGTACTATGAGGTGTTCAACACGGCTGTTTTCTTACAAGAGCATCCGCCTTCTGCCGGGTTCTATCATAAATCCAAGTTAGTGCCTGGGGTAGAAACTTTACCTTATCCTCAAGTATTGGGTATATTGGGTGATTGGTTGATAGACTTTGGTGGTACCAGTGGCTCGTATGGTACCCAACCAGCCCGCGAAGTGTTTACTTTACTTGCTAAAGACAAAGGTGAAAAAAAGATGAAAATAGCTCCTTTGATTTGTTTTGAATCTATTCATGGAGACTTTACCCGTCGTTACATTCACAACGGAGCCAATGCACTGGCTGTGATCACCAATGATGGCTGGTGGGGAGACACTGATGGGCATCACCGACATTTTGCCTACACCCGTTTGCGTGCCATTGAGACACGCCGTGATGTGGTATTTTGTGCCAATACTGGTACCTCAGGAGTAATCAATCAATTTGGAGAGGCAATAGCTCAAACTGATTATGGTAAAAAAGCAGTGCTTAAGCAAGGTATAAAGTCTCATACCAAAATAACTATGTATGCCCGTCATGGCGATTATTTAGGACGTTTGTCAGCATTTATGGCAATAGGTTTAATACTCACCATGTTGGTAAAGAAAATTACTAAAGGAACTACTGGAAGCTTCACTTAA
- a CDS encoding macro domain-containing protein — protein MAITFKKGGSLFDEDVVAIVNPVNTVGVMGKGLALEFKKRFPTNYDLYRAACKNDEVHTGQMFVTHTDNTPGIIVNFPTKQHWRGKSKLAYVSEGLDDLAKVIAAEKMASIALPPLGCGYGGLAWTEVKRLIEEKLSEVANDVEVIVFEP, from the coding sequence ATGGCAATAACATTTAAAAAAGGGGGCTCTTTATTTGACGAAGATGTAGTGGCTATAGTAAACCCAGTAAACACTGTGGGTGTGATGGGCAAAGGGCTGGCACTAGAGTTTAAAAAACGCTTTCCGACAAACTACGATTTATATCGGGCTGCTTGTAAAAACGACGAGGTACATACAGGACAAATGTTTGTAACCCATACGGACAACACTCCTGGCATCATTGTTAACTTTCCGACCAAACAACATTGGCGGGGAAAATCAAAATTAGCTTACGTGAGTGAGGGGCTAGATGATTTGGCAAAAGTGATAGCCGCCGAAAAGATGGCTTCTATTGCTTTGCCTCCTCTGGGCTGTGGGTATGGTGGCTTGGCCTGGACTGAGGTAAAGCGCTTGATTGAAGAAAAGCTGTCAGAAGTGGCCAATGATGTAGAGGTAATTGTCTTTGAACCTTAA
- a CDS encoding response regulator transcription factor codes for MKQIITEKEILVALERQTFLIEQRITKNGYSFEEACELIQGALLHLNDIHTFAPKFLSKQHLERFELTLQDVQNAPTDLFKRYVNPDDYNKSIILIKDVLLKHKRKAVGFVQRAAIDPVKGLEPLYTTSRIYNKQPCLAGITIPLAKVGKVTNKMVRALEETNYMKMNYHKFASLTPRELEIVPLLALGYQNTEIGEQLFISKATVEQHRKNLKRKLEIRRFVDLIRFAQAFDLI; via the coding sequence ATGAAGCAAATTATTACTGAAAAAGAAATACTAGTTGCTCTTGAACGTCAAACCTTTTTGATAGAACAAAGAATTACTAAAAACGGGTATTCGTTTGAGGAAGCCTGTGAGTTGATTCAAGGGGCTTTACTGCACTTGAATGACATCCATACTTTTGCTCCTAAGTTTTTGAGTAAGCAACACCTAGAGCGCTTTGAGCTTACTTTGCAAGATGTACAAAATGCCCCTACTGACCTGTTTAAGCGTTATGTGAATCCTGATGATTATAATAAGTCGATCATACTTATCAAAGACGTATTGCTCAAGCATAAACGTAAAGCCGTCGGATTTGTACAAAGGGCGGCAATTGACCCAGTGAAAGGCCTTGAGCCATTGTATACTACCTCACGTATTTATAATAAACAACCGTGTTTGGCTGGTATTACTATCCCTTTGGCAAAAGTGGGCAAGGTTACCAATAAAATGGTAAGGGCATTGGAAGAAACAAATTACATGAAAATGAACTATCATAAATTTGCCAGCTTGACCCCACGCGAGCTAGAAATAGTTCCCTTATTGGCTTTAGGTTATCAAAATACCGAAATAGGTGAACAGTTGTTTATCTCTAAGGCTACTGTCGAGCAACACCGCAAAAACCTGAAGCGTAAGTTAGAAATTAGGCGCTTTGTGGATTTGATTCGCTTTGCTCAGGCATTTGACCTTATCTAA